In one window of Sandaracinaceae bacterium DNA:
- a CDS encoding response regulator transcription factor translates to MRVLLVEDEAKLATKVARGLREEGHLVDVCGTAADARRQVLDVVYDVVVLDWMLPDVDGPSVLRGWRAEGLRIPVLMLTARGEIGERVTGLRAGADDYLVKPFAFAELVARLEALQRRAVGASSTLRLGDVELDARRHHLRRGELEVSLSPRELSLAVEFFAHAGDVLTRSHLLNAVWGWGFEGDPNILDVYVGYLRRKLDALGPGGPRITAVRGVGFRMLRPSEGDGA, encoded by the coding sequence ATGCGCGTGTTGCTGGTCGAAGACGAAGCCAAGCTCGCCACCAAGGTGGCCCGCGGTCTGCGCGAAGAGGGACACCTCGTCGATGTGTGCGGTACCGCCGCCGACGCGCGTCGGCAGGTCCTCGACGTGGTCTACGACGTGGTGGTGCTCGACTGGATGCTGCCCGACGTGGATGGACCGAGCGTGCTGCGCGGCTGGCGCGCCGAGGGGCTGCGCATCCCAGTGCTGATGCTCACCGCACGTGGCGAGATCGGGGAGCGCGTCACGGGTCTGCGGGCTGGGGCTGACGACTACCTGGTGAAGCCATTTGCGTTTGCTGAGCTGGTCGCGCGCCTGGAGGCGCTGCAGCGGCGGGCCGTCGGCGCCAGCAGCACGCTCCGCCTCGGCGACGTGGAGCTCGATGCCCGGCGCCACCACCTCCGTCGCGGCGAGCTGGAGGTGTCGTTGTCGCCGCGCGAGCTCTCGCTGGCCGTCGAGTTCTTCGCTCACGCGGGTGACGTGTTGACGCGCAGTCACTTGCTCAACGCGGTGTGGGGCTGGGGCTTCGAGGGCGACCCCAACATCCTCGACGTCTACGTCGGTTACCTGCGCCGCAAGCTGGACGCCCTCGGGCCCGGCGGACCGCGCATCACCGCGGTGCGGGGTGTCGGCTTCCGCATGCTGCGACCCTCGGAGGGAGACGGCGCATGA
- a CDS encoding radical SAM protein → MDRRTRPYLFYSATRALCDVCLAVVDAKELIEGDRVVLVKRCPEHGVRRVLLSDDAAYFRRGREAFLKPGEQVLRHNTGHYWGCPYDCGICPDHEQHGCVSILEVTDRCNLQCPTCYAGSGPQVGDHRSLAQLERMLDRIVANEGHPDVLQVSGGEPTIHPEFFAILDACRQRPIRHLMVNTNGLRIAREPGFAERLAEYMPRFELYLQFDSLQRDALLTLRGADLRAVREEALDRLDALDVSTTLVVTLRKGVNDHEVGDILAYAARRKCVRGVTFQPEQHAGRNEGFDPEHHRLTLSEVRRRIYEQFPTFTPDDLLPVPCHPDNLAMAYALKPRDGGPLVPLSRHIDPAQLIAGTSNTIVFEGDPGMQAAFRAKLGSALSTGHGPEGAAESLRDLLCCLPRVEGALDLHYRDVFRVVIMQFLDRHSMDLRSVRKSCVHIAHPDGERVMPFDTYNLFYRGALEETVLTPLRRRVRA, encoded by the coding sequence GTGGACCGCCGCACCCGCCCGTACTTGTTCTACTCCGCCACGCGCGCCCTGTGCGACGTGTGCCTGGCCGTCGTCGACGCCAAGGAGCTGATCGAAGGCGACCGGGTGGTGCTCGTCAAGCGCTGCCCCGAGCACGGTGTGCGGCGCGTGCTGCTCAGCGACGACGCCGCGTACTTCCGTCGCGGTCGCGAGGCGTTCCTGAAGCCCGGCGAGCAGGTGCTGCGCCACAACACGGGGCACTACTGGGGCTGTCCGTACGACTGCGGCATCTGCCCGGACCACGAGCAGCACGGCTGCGTGTCCATCCTCGAGGTGACCGACCGCTGCAACCTCCAGTGCCCCACGTGCTACGCGGGCAGCGGGCCGCAGGTGGGCGACCACCGGTCGCTCGCGCAGCTGGAGCGCATGCTGGACCGCATCGTGGCCAACGAGGGGCACCCCGACGTGCTGCAGGTGTCGGGTGGTGAGCCCACCATCCACCCCGAGTTCTTCGCCATCCTGGACGCGTGTCGGCAGAGGCCCATCCGGCACCTGATGGTGAACACCAACGGCCTGCGCATCGCGCGCGAGCCGGGCTTCGCGGAGCGCCTCGCCGAGTACATGCCGCGCTTCGAGCTGTACCTGCAGTTCGACTCGCTGCAGCGAGACGCGCTGCTGACCCTGCGCGGCGCCGACCTGCGCGCGGTGCGCGAGGAGGCCCTCGACCGCCTGGATGCGCTCGACGTCTCGACTACCCTCGTGGTGACGCTGCGCAAGGGCGTGAACGACCACGAGGTGGGCGACATCCTCGCGTACGCGGCGCGGCGTAAGTGCGTGCGGGGGGTGACCTTTCAGCCGGAGCAGCATGCGGGGCGCAACGAGGGCTTCGACCCCGAGCATCACCGCCTGACGCTGAGCGAGGTGCGGCGCCGCATCTACGAGCAGTTCCCGACGTTCACGCCCGACGACCTGCTGCCCGTGCCGTGTCACCCGGACAACCTCGCGATGGCCTACGCGCTCAAGCCGCGTGACGGGGGCCCGCTCGTCCCACTCAGCCGCCACATCGACCCCGCGCAGCTCATCGCGGGCACCAGCAACACCATTGTGTTCGAGGGCGACCCCGGCATGCAGGCAGCCTTCCGCGCCAAGCTCGGCTCGGCCCTCAGCACGGGGCACGGTCCAGAGGGCGCGGCCGAGTCGCTGCGCGACCTGCTCTGCTGCCTGCCGCGCGTCGAGGGCGCGCTCGACCTGCACTACCGCGACGTGTTCCGCGTGGTGATCATGCAGTTCCTCGACCGGCACAGCATGGACCTGCGCAGCGTGCGCAAGAGCTGCGTGCACATCGCCCACCCGGACGGCGAGCGCGTGATGCCCTTCGACACCTACAACCTCTTCTACCGTGGCGCGCTCGAGGAGACGGTGCTCACGCCGCTGCGCCGCCGCGTGCGCGCGTGA
- a CDS encoding efflux RND transporter permease subunit — MIERLLLWSIANRKLVLALVVALSGAALLTARNLRLDALPDVTGQQVVLLTRAPGYTPEEVERLVTRPVEIALGGLPGLDTQRSLSRYGLSAVTAVFHDDVDLVRARQLVAERLMTLPELPAGVEAPELGPMTGGLGEIYHFAVEGEGYDATQILELVELRIAPILRAVPGVVEVNTWGGTRRTLDVVGDPVAMAAHGVTLAALQDAVARASGAVAGDSLRADAQRQLLRGRALPAEPADLARAVLRTSEGGATLRVGDVATVRPGAEPRLGTATSQGRGEGVYVMVQMLRGENALMVLDGIHARMPEVLAALPAGVHVETIYDRSELVAATLRTVGKNLLEGGLLVALVLFVMLGSARAALVVAATIPLAMLGALVGMVALDVPGNLMSLGAIDFGLLVDGAVVLVEAIFHRWASHPDEDSSVGLQRAVTEVARPVAYSVAVILMVYVPILALQGVDGKMFRPMAITVVLALAAALLLTFTFTPAMTALAVRREHMPTNSPRLVRALERLHTPLLAAASRHPFVVGGVAVATLAAGAVLFGRAGTAFVPQLDEGDLVVQVTRRPDIAIEGAAQLGSALEVAALDVPEVAAVYSRIGSPAVATDVMGLEQSDVFLRLRPTTEWRPGVTRDRLLEELGERIEATSPGDEVAFTQPIQMRFNELLGGDVTDVSVSVVGVDLGAARAVAEDIEQRLTGLEGAEDLRLLAPPGVPLMDVVPDPLRAARHGLRVGDVLDAVQAFQVGLGAGATYEDVLRIPIRVRLSSPTAQGLESALVPTSEGLVALADVARVRRLETPSVIHHARSERRIAVGFNVRGRDLGTVAAEAQRRLVGLHVPAGYRLDWGGQYEAFEAAKRRLTWVVPLVLVGILAVLTLLFRRLQPVLIIAMHIPFAAVGGVVMLVLRDLPISISAAIGFIALSGIAVLNGVVLMARIEVEVADGKSPAQAALDAAKARLRPVSTTALVASLGFVPMMLATGAGAEVQRPLATVVVGGLVTSTAVSLLLLPVLYPTLVRWFGRVRVGARAASPPTSDAL; from the coding sequence ATGATCGAGCGCTTGCTGCTCTGGTCCATCGCGAACCGCAAGCTGGTCCTGGCGCTGGTGGTGGCGTTGTCCGGAGCGGCTCTCCTGACGGCGCGCAACCTGCGCCTGGACGCGCTGCCCGACGTGACGGGCCAGCAGGTGGTGCTGTTGACGCGCGCGCCCGGCTACACGCCCGAGGAGGTGGAGCGCCTGGTGACACGACCCGTCGAGATCGCGCTCGGCGGGCTACCGGGACTGGACACGCAGCGCTCCCTCTCACGCTATGGCCTCAGCGCCGTGACGGCCGTGTTCCACGACGACGTCGACCTCGTGCGCGCGCGCCAGCTGGTCGCCGAGCGCCTGATGACGCTCCCAGAGCTCCCGGCGGGGGTCGAGGCGCCCGAGCTGGGCCCCATGACGGGGGGGCTTGGCGAGATCTACCATTTCGCCGTCGAGGGAGAGGGCTACGATGCGACGCAGATCCTCGAGCTGGTGGAGCTGCGCATCGCCCCCATCCTGCGCGCGGTGCCGGGCGTGGTGGAGGTCAACACGTGGGGTGGTACGCGGCGCACCCTCGACGTCGTAGGCGACCCCGTCGCGATGGCCGCACACGGCGTCACGCTCGCGGCGCTTCAGGATGCCGTAGCGCGGGCAAGCGGCGCGGTCGCGGGAGACTCGCTGAGGGCGGACGCCCAGCGCCAGCTGCTGCGGGGCCGCGCGCTCCCCGCCGAACCGGCAGACCTGGCGCGCGCCGTGCTGCGCACCTCGGAGGGAGGCGCGACGCTACGCGTGGGCGACGTCGCCACCGTGCGCCCCGGTGCGGAACCCCGGTTGGGTACCGCGACATCGCAGGGCCGCGGCGAGGGTGTGTACGTCATGGTGCAGATGCTGCGCGGCGAGAACGCGCTGATGGTGCTGGACGGCATCCACGCGCGCATGCCCGAAGTGCTCGCGGCCTTGCCCGCGGGGGTCCACGTCGAGACCATCTACGACCGCAGCGAGCTCGTGGCGGCGACGCTGCGCACGGTAGGCAAGAACCTGCTCGAAGGCGGGTTGCTCGTGGCCTTGGTGCTGTTCGTCATGCTCGGCAGCGCCCGGGCGGCGCTCGTCGTCGCGGCGACCATCCCGCTGGCGATGCTCGGGGCGCTGGTGGGCATGGTGGCGCTCGACGTGCCTGGAAACCTGATGAGCCTTGGCGCCATCGACTTCGGCCTGCTCGTGGATGGCGCGGTGGTGTTGGTGGAGGCCATCTTCCATCGCTGGGCGTCGCATCCGGACGAGGACTCGTCGGTAGGCCTGCAGCGTGCCGTGACCGAGGTGGCCCGCCCGGTCGCCTACTCGGTGGCCGTCATCCTGATGGTCTACGTGCCCATCCTCGCGCTCCAGGGGGTGGACGGTAAGATGTTCCGTCCCATGGCGATCACCGTCGTGCTGGCGCTGGCGGCGGCGCTGCTGCTGACGTTCACCTTCACGCCGGCGATGACGGCCCTCGCGGTTCGACGCGAGCACATGCCAACCAACTCGCCGCGCCTCGTGCGCGCGCTCGAGCGTTTGCACACGCCTCTCCTCGCGGCGGCCAGTCGGCACCCCTTCGTCGTGGGCGGGGTCGCGGTCGCGACGTTGGCGGCGGGCGCGGTGCTCTTTGGGCGCGCTGGGACCGCCTTCGTGCCACAGCTCGACGAGGGCGATCTGGTGGTCCAGGTCACGCGCCGCCCGGACATCGCCATCGAGGGGGCCGCACAGCTGGGGTCGGCGCTCGAGGTCGCCGCGTTGGACGTGCCAGAGGTCGCGGCGGTGTACTCCCGCATCGGGAGCCCGGCGGTGGCCACCGACGTCATGGGCCTCGAGCAGTCCGACGTGTTCCTGCGCCTGCGCCCAACGACCGAGTGGCGCCCGGGGGTGACGCGCGACCGGCTGCTGGAGGAGCTGGGGGAGCGCATCGAGGCGACCTCGCCAGGGGACGAAGTCGCCTTCACGCAGCCTATCCAGATGCGCTTCAACGAGCTCTTGGGAGGCGACGTCACCGACGTGAGCGTGAGCGTGGTGGGAGTGGACCTCGGCGCAGCGCGCGCCGTGGCCGAGGACATCGAGCAGCGACTTACCGGTCTCGAAGGGGCCGAAGACCTGCGCCTCCTCGCGCCCCCCGGCGTGCCGTTGATGGACGTCGTGCCCGACCCCCTCCGAGCGGCGCGCCACGGGCTGCGTGTGGGCGACGTGCTCGACGCGGTGCAGGCGTTCCAGGTGGGGCTCGGCGCGGGCGCAACGTACGAAGACGTGCTGCGCATCCCTATCCGCGTGCGCCTCTCCTCTCCCACCGCGCAAGGGCTCGAGAGCGCGCTGGTCCCGACGAGCGAGGGGCTGGTCGCGCTCGCCGACGTCGCCCGCGTGCGGCGGCTCGAGACTCCGAGCGTGATCCACCACGCACGCTCGGAGCGACGCATCGCAGTGGGCTTCAACGTCCGCGGGCGCGACCTGGGGACCGTCGCCGCGGAGGCTCAACGACGGCTCGTCGGCTTGCACGTGCCGGCGGGCTACCGCCTCGACTGGGGCGGTCAGTACGAGGCCTTCGAGGCCGCCAAGCGACGCCTCACGTGGGTGGTGCCGCTCGTCCTGGTGGGTATCCTCGCGGTCCTGACGTTGCTCTTCCGGCGCCTGCAGCCCGTGCTCATCATCGCCATGCACATCCCCTTCGCCGCCGTCGGAGGCGTGGTGATGCTCGTGCTGCGCGACCTCCCCATCTCCATCTCGGCGGCCATCGGCTTCATCGCGCTCTCCGGCATCGCAGTGCTCAACGGCGTCGTGCTCATGGCCCGCATCGAAGTGGAGGTCGCGGACGGGAAGTCCCCAGCGCAGGCGGCTCTCGATGCGGCCAAGGCACGCCTCCGACCGGTCTCCACCACGGCGCTCGTCGCGTCGCTCGGGTTCGTGCCCATGATGCTGGCGACGGGGGCTGGGGCCGAGGTGCAACGTCCACTCGCGACGGTCGTCGTCGGGGGGCTGGTCACATCGACCGCCGTCAGCTTGCTGCTGCTGCCCGTGCTCTACCCGACCCTGGTGCGGTGGTTCGGCCGCGTCCGCGTCGGGGCGCGCGCTGCCTCCCCGCCCACCTCCGACGCGCTCTAG
- a CDS encoding prolipoprotein diacylglyceryl transferase has product MIYTAFVALGVVLGFGITRNLGPEVALRSPAKVTYAALGGAVVGAFLLQLPADALGWSPEAETVTRWGGRTVLGGLLGGWLSVELMKRHIGHVAPTGDAFAVGLPLSLGMGRLGCVFAGCCPGVPLDASSPWARVSLALHDEPRFPATLLEAYFHIAAAVVLFALTRRDVGAGLRLVGYFAAYGAFRFAVEFGRDVPRPLLGLSYYQVLAGVLGVAGIVTLVRRTKDHWSQI; this is encoded by the coding sequence GTGATCTACACAGCGTTCGTCGCGCTGGGCGTCGTGCTGGGGTTCGGCATCACGCGGAACCTGGGGCCCGAGGTCGCGCTGCGTTCACCCGCGAAGGTCACGTATGCGGCGCTCGGCGGTGCGGTCGTGGGCGCGTTCCTGCTGCAGCTCCCGGCGGACGCGCTGGGGTGGTCGCCCGAAGCAGAGACGGTGACCCGCTGGGGCGGCCGCACGGTGCTCGGCGGCCTGCTCGGCGGGTGGCTGAGCGTCGAGCTGATGAAGCGACACATCGGGCACGTGGCGCCCACCGGCGACGCGTTCGCGGTGGGGCTCCCGCTCTCGCTCGGCATGGGTCGACTGGGCTGCGTGTTCGCGGGCTGCTGTCCGGGCGTGCCGCTCGACGCGAGCAGCCCCTGGGCGCGCGTGTCCCTCGCGCTGCACGACGAGCCGCGCTTCCCCGCGACGCTGCTCGAGGCCTACTTCCACATCGCGGCCGCGGTGGTGCTGTTTGCGCTCACGCGCCGCGACGTTGGCGCGGGGTTGCGTCTGGTGGGCTACTTCGCCGCTTACGGCGCGTTCCGCTTCGCGGTCGAGTTCGGGCGCGACGTGCCGCGGCCGCTGCTCGGGCTGAGCTACTATCAGGTGTTGGCTGGGGTGCTGGGTGTCGCGGGGATTGTCACACTCGTTCGCCGGACGAAGGACCATTGGTCCCAAATCTAG
- a CDS encoding TonB family protein, producing the protein MLQPPRVLDGPPAAYPTAALEAGREGHVELGVLVGADGRVEDARVLVSAAEDFDAAALAAVRAWRFEPATRDGVPIPARIRVPFDFLLPEPEPEPADASGTPTTPTTPTTPTPPNAPSPAPDGVAPTGEGTTRPATHDAAPGPGSGTDAPTPARPSGAPALGGATPPPDTDDSLGADDEFAEDEIIDVTVRGERELRAEDRSVSDFQLDRQQLRAAPRSEGAEVLRSAPGLYIGRSEGPAVAHNYMLRGFDAEHGQDIAFRVGGLPINLPSHIHGQGYADLGFLIAEVVSGMHVSAGVSDPRQGDFAVAGSIDISLGVEGDERGVRVASSYGSFRTSRQLLLFAPRGLSDQSFGALQYTRTDGFGQNRAGQAASAILQHGFEVGAFTLRAVGVLHTARSDLAGVLRREDIDAGRVCFTCVYDEPTARGQNALASRVMLGLFADYRGERGDSGQLGVWLGYDSFRIQENFTGFIQRSQTLERVAGRGDLIEQQNRTRSVGLVGRYRTAPLRPATWARGTLELGVEGRMDGITQAQNLLDAAVRNQTWDQRVDASVRGVDVGFWADLDWHLGERVDVRAGVRGAVLSYEIDDRLGNFVPVVRPDDAFIEGFRRSALGSTFGPRASLRVRATSFLEILAAYGEGYRSPQARLLADGEPAPFSKVRSADLGVRITHDDLLELSLGGYFTRLSDDVAFAASEGRLERIGATQRVGAVLNAVARPLEWLVASLSVTVVGATLRSPPPASAEEPFPPYARGQRLPFVPPVVVRAELGASHELARLGGHPLMGRAGVGLSYLSARPLPFDESAAPFTLLDVGANLKWRALDLGLQLNNALNARYAAVEYNFASDWDPDDGVRSRTPARHIAAGAPLSFMVTLGVTL; encoded by the coding sequence GTGCTCCAGCCACCGCGCGTGCTGGATGGACCCCCAGCCGCGTACCCGACGGCCGCGCTCGAGGCCGGTCGGGAGGGCCACGTGGAGCTCGGCGTGCTGGTGGGGGCGGACGGACGCGTCGAGGACGCGCGGGTGCTCGTCTCCGCCGCGGAGGACTTCGACGCCGCGGCGCTCGCGGCGGTGCGCGCGTGGCGCTTCGAACCCGCCACGCGCGACGGTGTGCCTATCCCGGCTCGCATCCGTGTGCCGTTCGACTTCCTCTTGCCCGAGCCTGAGCCAGAGCCCGCCGATGCGTCGGGCACGCCAACCACGCCGACCACGCCAACCACACCGACTCCTCCGAATGCGCCATCCCCCGCACCCGATGGCGTCGCGCCGACCGGGGAGGGCACGACCCGGCCGGCGACCCACGACGCCGCTCCGGGACCAGGCAGCGGGACTGACGCGCCCACGCCCGCTCGGCCCAGCGGTGCGCCGGCTCTGGGCGGCGCCACGCCGCCGCCAGACACGGACGACTCGTTGGGTGCCGATGACGAATTCGCCGAAGACGAGATCATCGACGTGACCGTGCGCGGTGAGCGCGAGCTGCGCGCCGAGGACCGCTCGGTGAGCGACTTCCAGCTCGACCGCCAGCAGCTGCGCGCCGCCCCGCGCTCCGAAGGGGCCGAGGTGCTGCGCTCGGCGCCGGGGCTCTACATTGGCCGCTCCGAGGGGCCGGCGGTGGCCCACAACTACATGCTGCGCGGCTTCGACGCCGAGCACGGACAAGACATCGCGTTCCGGGTGGGCGGGCTGCCCATCAACCTCCCCTCGCACATCCACGGGCAGGGCTACGCCGACCTCGGCTTCCTCATCGCCGAGGTGGTGAGCGGCATGCACGTCAGCGCTGGCGTGTCCGATCCTCGTCAGGGGGACTTCGCCGTGGCGGGCTCGATCGACATCTCGCTCGGGGTCGAGGGCGACGAGCGTGGCGTACGCGTGGCGTCGAGCTACGGCTCGTTCCGCACGTCGCGGCAGCTGCTGCTGTTCGCGCCGCGCGGGCTCTCCGACCAGAGCTTCGGTGCGCTGCAGTACACGCGCACGGACGGCTTCGGCCAGAACCGCGCCGGGCAGGCCGCGAGCGCCATCCTGCAGCACGGCTTCGAGGTGGGCGCGTTCACGCTGCGCGCCGTCGGCGTGCTGCACACCGCCCGCTCCGACCTCGCGGGCGTCTTGCGGCGCGAAGACATCGACGCGGGGCGCGTGTGCTTCACCTGTGTGTACGACGAGCCCACCGCACGCGGGCAGAACGCGCTCGCCAGCCGCGTCATGCTGGGTCTGTTCGCGGACTATCGCGGCGAGCGCGGCGACAGCGGGCAGCTGGGCGTGTGGCTCGGCTACGACAGCTTCCGCATCCAGGAGAACTTCACGGGCTTCATCCAGCGCTCGCAGACGCTCGAGCGCGTGGCCGGCCGCGGCGACCTGATCGAGCAGCAGAACCGCACGCGCTCCGTGGGGCTGGTGGGCCGCTACCGCACCGCGCCGCTGCGCCCCGCCACGTGGGCGCGCGGCACGCTCGAGCTCGGCGTCGAGGGCCGCATGGACGGCATCACCCAGGCGCAGAACCTGCTCGACGCGGCCGTGCGCAACCAGACCTGGGACCAGCGCGTGGACGCGAGCGTGCGCGGCGTGGACGTGGGCTTCTGGGCCGACCTCGACTGGCACCTGGGCGAGCGCGTCGACGTGCGCGCCGGTGTGCGCGGGGCGGTGCTGTCGTACGAGATCGACGACCGCCTCGGCAACTTCGTGCCGGTGGTGCGCCCGGACGACGCGTTCATCGAGGGCTTCCGGCGTAGCGCATTGGGGAGCACCTTCGGCCCCCGCGCGAGCCTGCGTGTGCGGGCGACGTCGTTCCTCGAGATCCTCGCGGCCTACGGGGAGGGCTACCGCTCGCCCCAGGCGCGCCTGCTGGCCGACGGCGAGCCCGCGCCCTTTTCGAAGGTGCGCTCGGCCGACCTGGGGGTGCGCATCACGCATGACGACCTGCTCGAGCTGAGCCTCGGCGGCTACTTCACGCGCCTGTCCGACGACGTCGCGTTTGCGGCCTCCGAGGGGCGCCTCGAGCGCATCGGCGCGACTCAGCGCGTGGGTGCCGTGCTCAACGCGGTGGCCCGGCCGCTCGAGTGGTTGGTGGCGTCGCTCTCGGTGACGGTCGTCGGCGCGACGCTGCGCTCGCCACCACCGGCCAGCGCGGAGGAGCCCTTCCCGCCGTACGCGCGCGGCCAGCGCCTGCCGTTCGTGCCTCCCGTGGTGGTGCGCGCCGAGCTGGGGGCCAGCCACGAGCTGGCGCGCCTCGGGGGACACCCGCTGATGGGGCGCGCGGGGGTCGGGCTCTCGTATCTGTCCGCGCGTCCGCTGCCGTTCGACGAGTCCGCCGCGCCTTTCACGCTGCTCGACGTGGGCGCCAACCTGAAGTGGCGCGCCCTCGACCTGGGGCTGCAGCTGAACAACGCGCTCAACGCGCGCTACGCCGCGGTGGAGTACAACTTCGCGTCCGACTGGGACCCCGACGACGGCGTCCGCTCGCGCACCCCGGCACGGCACATCGCCGCGGGCGCGCCGCTCTCGTTCATGGTGACGCTGGGGGTGACGCTGTGA
- a CDS encoding HAMP domain-containing histidine kinase encodes MRLDRRLLAYGVALPLTLMALAGVGVGLVFERSLLSAVDQSLRAQAAAESVSLFDRPGAFPHLHADDSPVREALLSTGSLDAAAAAIYGPDGARLLATRVSPRMPERLPPPAGDEPQLRTEQGARVLVLRVPSPDGRPHALWLSTSLEPTERAIATYWRSSGFGLLLVALALFVAQRRHAGWLARRIEGIAQHVQALGEGQLDQDPPGDDLPDVVGELRAAVSRATVRMREDRAARERMLAGAAHELRTPLATLRATVDVTLRRPRGDAELREALEEVGAEVTRLETMAQELLGMGAARAAPRAPLPTDLRELVRDSIRRFTDVATLAEVTLVLRAPDAVRAEVEPEMLGRAVDNLLRNALQHTPRGTRVLVSLVASEGRASVRVQDQGRGIPAGAEESVFVPFHREARAGEGAGLGLALVRAIAERHGGEARVVPSDEGACLEIVVPLA; translated from the coding sequence ATGAGGCTCGACCGGCGCTTGCTCGCGTATGGGGTTGCGTTGCCCCTGACGTTGATGGCGCTGGCGGGGGTGGGCGTCGGGCTCGTGTTCGAGCGCTCGCTGCTCTCCGCGGTGGACCAGTCTCTGCGCGCGCAGGCGGCCGCCGAGTCGGTGAGCCTGTTCGACCGCCCCGGGGCGTTTCCACATCTCCACGCCGACGACTCTCCGGTGCGCGAGGCTCTCTTGAGCACGGGGTCGCTCGACGCTGCGGCCGCGGCCATCTACGGGCCCGATGGCGCGCGGCTGCTCGCCACCCGCGTCTCCCCGCGCATGCCGGAGCGCCTGCCACCACCCGCGGGCGACGAGCCGCAGCTGCGCACGGAGCAGGGTGCCCGAGTGCTCGTGCTGCGCGTCCCCAGCCCCGACGGACGTCCGCACGCGCTGTGGCTCTCCACCAGCCTCGAGCCCACGGAGCGCGCCATCGCGACCTACTGGCGCTCGAGCGGCTTCGGGTTGTTGCTGGTGGCGCTCGCGCTGTTCGTGGCGCAGCGGCGACACGCCGGGTGGCTGGCGCGGCGCATCGAGGGCATCGCGCAGCATGTGCAGGCGTTGGGTGAGGGGCAGCTCGACCAGGACCCTCCCGGGGACGACCTGCCCGACGTCGTGGGCGAGCTGCGCGCTGCGGTCAGCCGCGCCACGGTGCGCATGCGCGAAGACCGAGCAGCGCGCGAGCGGATGTTGGCCGGGGCCGCCCACGAGCTGCGCACCCCCCTGGCGACGCTGCGCGCCACGGTGGACGTCACGCTGCGCCGACCGCGCGGCGATGCGGAGCTGCGCGAGGCGCTCGAAGAGGTTGGGGCGGAGGTGACGCGCCTGGAGACGATGGCGCAGGAGTTGCTCGGGATGGGCGCCGCTCGAGCCGCGCCGCGCGCGCCCCTGCCGACCGACCTGCGCGAGCTCGTGCGGGACTCCATCCGTCGTTTCACGGACGTCGCCACGCTCGCCGAGGTGACGCTCGTGCTGCGTGCGCCCGACGCCGTGCGCGCCGAGGTCGAGCCCGAGATGCTGGGGCGCGCCGTCGACAACCTGCTGCGCAACGCGCTACAGCACACGCCACGTGGCACCCGTGTGCTCGTGTCGCTGGTCGCCAGCGAAGGCCGCGCCAGCGTGCGCGTCCAGGACCAGGGACGCGGCATCCCGGCAGGCGCCGAGGAGAGCGTCTTCGTGCCCTTCCATCGCGAGGCCCGTGCGGGAGAGGGTGCGGGCCTCGGCCTCGCCCTCGTGCGGGCCATCGCCGAGAGGCACGGTGGTGAGGCGCGCGTCGTGCCCTCGGACGAGGGCGCCTGCCTGGAGATCGTCGTGCCGCTCGCGTGA
- a CDS encoding efflux RND transporter periplasmic adaptor subunit, translating into MACGGPPSAETDASGDTRAAIRQDARQDAPTDVRAASALGSPREATPGDSGALPGAAHDPSDGSSPEGVAVPLREALGRVVTTSGVSDVGLVFDGRVRRLVAHVGDALEEGDVVAEVESPELALAAVEVVGLAAQSRLLSEQRERVAQLVAESLEPRATLDAAEVALVQLRTRADMAAATLRAADVRAADRRYLARHGVLRVRTPRAGVVVALLVREGASVGREMPLARVVSPSDAVVQVTTAQRAPDGPVTLVVDGHELPATPTQAPVLDPSTGMFHTFYPVTSPLPHGAWVTVRFGREQP; encoded by the coding sequence ATGGCGTGCGGTGGCCCACCCAGCGCGGAGACCGACGCGTCAGGGGACACGCGCGCAGCGATACGCCAAGATGCACGTCAAGACGCGCCCACCGACGTGCGCGCCGCGTCTGCCCTGGGGTCGCCCCGGGAGGCGACGCCAGGGGACTCAGGCGCTCTGCCGGGCGCCGCCCACGACCCGTCGGATGGCTCCTCCCCCGAGGGGGTCGCCGTTCCGTTGCGGGAGGCGCTCGGGCGCGTGGTCACCACGTCGGGCGTCAGCGACGTCGGGTTGGTCTTCGATGGGCGTGTCCGACGGTTGGTGGCGCACGTGGGTGACGCGCTGGAGGAGGGCGACGTGGTCGCGGAGGTGGAGTCCCCCGAGCTCGCGCTCGCGGCCGTCGAAGTGGTCGGGCTCGCCGCGCAGTCACGCCTGCTGTCCGAGCAGCGCGAGCGGGTCGCGCAGTTGGTCGCCGAGTCCCTCGAGCCACGCGCGACGCTCGACGCGGCAGAGGTGGCGCTGGTTCAGCTACGCACCCGCGCCGACATGGCCGCCGCGACATTGCGGGCTGCGGACGTCCGCGCCGCCGATCGTCGCTACCTCGCGCGTCACGGAGTGCTCCGAGTCCGCACGCCCCGGGCCGGCGTCGTCGTCGCGCTGTTGGTGCGCGAGGGGGCGTCCGTGGGGCGCGAGATGCCGCTCGCCCGCGTGGTCAGCCCCAGTGACGCCGTCGTTCAAGTCACGACCGCACAGCGCGCTCCCGACGGCCCCGTCACCCTCGTGGTCGATGGGCACGAGCTCCCCGCGACGCCCACCCAGGCGCCCGTGCTCGACCCCTCCACGGGCATGTTCCACACCTTCTACCCCGTCACCTCGCCGCTCCCGCACGGCGCCTGGGTGACGGTCCGCTTCGGACGGGAGCAACCATGA